A stretch of the Sulfolobus acidocaldarius SUSAZ genome encodes the following:
- a CDS encoding antibiotic ABC transporter ATP-binding protein — MIVSEGITKKYGNRVVLNSLSLTITGGEIVTLLGPNGAGKTTFVRIVLALIRPNGGKIEIFGKDPFKDKSVFSRLGYVQELPNLPPFLTGRQVLLLSANIKGAKRDEVDELLGVIGMVENADKQISKYSKGMVQRIAIAEALLGNPEILIMDEPNIGIDPIFNLNVRSLLNKLKKNGTLILMTSHDLEEVKKIADRLILINKGNKLFEGSTEELIKKFLGIRVIIEADNNAKEILDRLSYVEEYSADDEKYYVKLREDKREDLLKELVLNGVRVKSFYLDNDIERAYERAVSNA; from the coding sequence ATGATAGTTTCAGAGGGTATAACTAAAAAATACGGTAACAGAGTCGTGCTTAACAGTTTATCTTTGACTATTACAGGAGGCGAAATAGTGACATTACTGGGACCTAATGGTGCTGGTAAAACAACTTTTGTTAGGATAGTTTTAGCGTTAATCAGACCCAATGGAGGAAAGATCGAAATATTTGGTAAAGACCCATTTAAGGACAAGTCAGTTTTCTCCAGACTGGGTTATGTCCAAGAATTACCTAATTTGCCTCCATTTCTTACGGGTAGACAGGTTCTACTTCTATCGGCAAACATAAAAGGGGCTAAAAGAGACGAGGTCGATGAGCTTTTGGGAGTAATAGGAATGGTGGAAAATGCTGATAAGCAGATTTCCAAGTACAGTAAAGGAATGGTACAGAGAATTGCTATTGCAGAGGCACTATTAGGAAATCCTGAAATTCTAATTATGGATGAGCCAAACATCGGAATAGACCCCATATTTAACCTTAATGTAAGAAGCCTCCTGAATAAGCTTAAGAAAAATGGGACGTTAATACTAATGACTTCTCATGATCTGGAGGAAGTTAAGAAAATAGCAGATAGGTTAATCCTTATAAATAAAGGTAACAAACTGTTTGAAGGATCTACAGAAGAGCTTATAAAGAAATTTTTAGGAATTAGAGTTATAATCGAAGCAGATAATAACGCAAAGGAAATTTTAGATAGACTCTCTTATGTGGAGGAGTACTCTGCAGATGACGAGAAGTATTATGTTAAATTGAGAGAAGATAAAAGAGAGGACTTGTTAAAGGAATTAGTGCTTAATGGAGTAAGGGTTAAATCATTCTACTTGGACAATGATATAGAGAGGGCATATGAGAGGGCTGTGAGTAATGCTTGA